One genomic segment of Arcobacter lacus includes these proteins:
- the cysE gene encoding serine O-acetyltransferase produces the protein MTNKKDLTLWQQIKEDFSVPKLNDPAFDSNFEIFFNYPGVWAIINHRIANRLYKKGFKKLARMMTGICSICTKTDIHPAATIGRRVFIDHAIGVVIGSTTIVEDDVLIYQGVTLGGVSLDKGKRHPTIKSNVVIGSGAKILGNITVGQNSKIGANSVVVVDVPDNSTAVGVPARIIRKDKKICKLAHNELPDINKEMFKYLIERISILEVALKEQEGIDVSEKDAKLEKEYNSFIETLNSTKKA, from the coding sequence ATGACGAATAAAAAAGACTTAACTTTATGGCAACAAATAAAAGAGGATTTTAGTGTTCCAAAACTAAATGACCCTGCATTTGACTCAAACTTTGAGATATTTTTTAACTATCCTGGAGTTTGGGCAATAATAAATCATAGAATTGCTAATAGACTATATAAAAAAGGGTTCAAAAAACTAGCAAGAATGATGACTGGTATTTGCTCTATTTGCACAAAAACAGATATTCATCCAGCTGCAACTATTGGCAGAAGAGTTTTTATTGATCATGCTATTGGTGTTGTTATTGGATCTACTACTATTGTTGAAGATGATGTTTTGATTTATCAAGGTGTAACTTTAGGTGGAGTAAGTCTTGATAAAGGTAAACGACACCCTACTATTAAATCAAATGTAGTTATTGGAAGTGGTGCGAAAATATTAGGAAATATTACAGTTGGGCAAAACTCAAAAATTGGAGCAAACTCTGTTGTTGTGGTAGATGTTCCTGATAATTCAACTGCAGTTGGAGTTCCTGCAAGAATTATTAGAAAAGATAAAAAGATTTGTAAACTTGCACATAATGAACTTCCAGATATAAATAAAGAGATGTTTAAATATTTAATAGAAAGAATCTCTATTCTTGAAGTAGCACTAAAAGAACAAGAGGGAATTGATGTGAGTGAAAAAGATGCAAAACTTGAAAAAGAGTATAACTCTTTTATAGAAACTTTAAACTCTACTAAAAAGGCGTGA
- a CDS encoding YiiX/YebB-like N1pC/P60 family cysteine hydrolase has protein sequence MVVRLFALVVLFFAAIYQLNQFMHSDKYKNINEDAKLSAKLQNGDIIFRKKDDDVIDKSFSIDNLGYSQVGIVVTSGDDAVVFYLKSGEKQSFLKAQKVEDFVKSSDKIAVYKYFTDIDKNVLLAILEFYKNNHDKLYNTEFINEVFFKLHGENLYTDLQNIDNKKIITVDSIIKNSKLKKRYEIDFKEKI, from the coding sequence ATGGTAGTTAGACTTTTTGCATTAGTAGTTTTATTTTTTGCAGCAATTTATCAATTAAACCAATTTATGCATTCAGATAAATATAAAAATATAAATGAAGATGCAAAATTATCAGCTAAACTTCAAAATGGTGATATTATCTTTAGAAAAAAAGATGATGATGTTATCGATAAATCTTTTAGTATTGATAATTTGGGTTATTCTCAAGTTGGAATAGTTGTAACAAGTGGTGATGATGCAGTTGTTTTTTATCTAAAAAGTGGTGAAAAACAAAGCTTTCTTAAGGCTCAAAAAGTCGAAGATTTTGTAAAATCTTCAGATAAAATAGCTGTTTATAAATATTTTACAGATATTGATAAAAATGTTTTATTGGCTATTCTTGAATTTTATAAAAATAACCATGATAAGCTTTATAATACAGAATTTATTAATGAAGTTTTTTTTAAACTACATGGTGAAAATTTATATACAGATTTACAAAATATAGATAACAAAAAAATTATTACAGTAGATAGTATAATCAAAAATAGTAAATTGAAAAAAAGATATGAGATAGATTTTAAGGAAAAAATATGA
- a CDS encoding sulfite exporter TauE/SafE family protein has translation MDYTLVILGLITGFTSGFFGIGGGSILIPMLLVYGFMMKEAVAISIMQMVFSSIYGSIINAKKTKGLLRDGTILGVGASIGGIVSGYFLPAVPDIYLQYLFIASLLYTVYTIFKAPASQSIEQDDKSFLVLLLIGMFVGVMAMSIGIGGSLLLLPILVGFLKYDLKVATALGLFFVIFSSIGGFISTSIFGNMLYLEGAMVGIGSLIGVYFGIKVKDRVKSTSYKKYVLLLNLLVLTVTIYKTFF, from the coding sequence TTGGATTATACATTAGTTATTTTAGGGTTAATTACTGGATTTACTTCTGGTTTTTTTGGAATTGGTGGAGGAAGTATATTAATTCCTATGCTTTTAGTTTATGGATTTATGATGAAAGAAGCTGTTGCAATATCTATTATGCAAATGGTTTTTTCATCAATTTATGGTTCAATCATAAATGCGAAAAAAACTAAAGGGCTTTTAAGAGATGGAACTATTTTAGGAGTTGGAGCAAGTATTGGAGGAATAGTAAGTGGATATTTTTTACCTGCTGTTCCAGATATCTATTTACAATATCTTTTTATAGCTTCTTTACTTTATACAGTTTATACAATATTCAAAGCTCCAGCTTCACAAAGCATAGAACAAGATGATAAAAGCTTTTTAGTTTTACTTCTTATTGGTATGTTTGTTGGAGTTATGGCTATGAGTATTGGGATTGGTGGTTCTTTATTACTTCTTCCAATTTTAGTTGGATTTTTAAAATATGACTTAAAAGTTGCAACGGCTTTAGGACTATTTTTTGTAATTTTCTCATCTATTGGTGGATTTATTTCAACTTCAATCTTTGGAAATATGCTTTATTTAGAAGGAGCAATGGTTGGTATTGGTTCACTTATTGGAGTTTACTTTGGAATCAAAGTAAAGGACAGAGTAAAATCAACTTCATATAAAAAATATGTTTTACTTCTAAACCTTCTAGTTTTAACTGTAACAATTTATAAAACATTCTTTTAA
- a CDS encoding helix-turn-helix domain-containing protein: MINLPEIVTEKEIEDFFELISKNVKRLRTERNLSQLEVALSIGQKSSGFYANTENNAHGKHFNLLHLLKLSKLFDVKMEEFFKE; this comes from the coding sequence ATGATAAATTTACCAGAGATAGTAACAGAAAAAGAGATTGAAGATTTTTTTGAATTGATATCTAAAAATGTTAAAAGATTGAGAACAGAAAGAAATTTAAGTCAGTTGGAAGTTGCTTTATCTATTGGACAAAAATCCTCAGGATTTTATGCAAACACTGAAAATAATGCACATGGAAAGCATTTTAATTTGCTTCATTTACTTAAATTATCTAAGTTATTTGATGTAAAAATGGAAGAATTTTTTAAAGAATGA
- a CDS encoding PAS domain-containing protein, producing MVAQKETVLDDYAFLVSETDEEGVILFANSDFCKIAEYGIDELIGQPHSIVRHPDMPKVAFQDLWDTVKSGKVWTGYVKNATKSGGFYWVYATVYPFITQNGANGYLSCRRKASRDEIERAEYLYKGWMKEEKAS from the coding sequence GTGGTTGCGCAAAAAGAAACGGTATTAGATGATTATGCATTTTTAGTTAGTGAAACGGATGAAGAGGGTGTTATATTATTTGCAAATAGTGATTTTTGTAAAATAGCAGAATATGGAATAGATGAGTTAATAGGACAACCTCATAGTATTGTAAGACATCCAGATATGCCAAAAGTTGCTTTTCAAGATTTATGGGATACTGTAAAAAGTGGTAAAGTATGGACAGGATATGTAAAAAATGCTACAAAATCTGGAGGATTTTATTGGGTTTATGCTACTGTTTATCCTTTTATTACTCAAAATGGAGCAAATGGTTATTTATCTTGTAGAAGAAAAGCTTCAAGAGATGAAATAGAAAGAGCCGAATATTTATATAAAGGTTGGATGAAAGAAGAGAAAGCTTCTTAA
- a CDS encoding AI-2E family transporter, with product MENLKNDTNFAKAFYFFAFMFLVIYSFNSLSSILTPIAIAFFIWFLINALANEIKKVPFIKQKILNIIAIPLSLFIIIYFMIKVGAFITSSMMELSSIVSQLDSKINIVIEKVSIMTSIDLKNPLEKFFQEFNLSSALNKIFIAFSSIFSNLVQIFLYVLFLLIDQQFFNQKLNALFNKEENRQKAEHILTSVSKGVRTYILITTIVSLVTGFLTFIICQYFSLQGAVLWGFIAFILNFIPTIGSIIAVLIPTIFALIQFTDYSDIVGLFTALVIIQFVVGNIIYPKLMGNKLNISQFVVILSLVIWGAMWGTIGMFLAVPIMMILLIILSQFESTKTLAILLSEDGKIFDKKEDNLKKLL from the coding sequence TTGGAAAACTTAAAAAATGATACAAATTTTGCAAAAGCATTTTATTTTTTTGCTTTTATGTTTTTGGTGATTTACTCTTTTAACAGTTTAAGTAGTATTTTAACTCCTATTGCAATAGCGTTTTTTATTTGGTTTTTGATAAATGCTTTAGCAAATGAGATAAAAAAAGTTCCTTTTATAAAACAAAAGATATTAAATATAATTGCAATTCCTTTGTCTTTATTTATAATCATCTATTTTATGATTAAAGTTGGAGCATTTATAACTTCAAGTATGATGGAGTTGAGTTCTATTGTTTCTCAACTTGATTCAAAAATAAATATAGTTATTGAAAAAGTATCTATAATGACTTCTATTGATTTAAAAAATCCATTAGAAAAGTTTTTTCAAGAGTTTAATTTATCAAGTGCTTTAAACAAAATTTTTATAGCTTTTAGTTCAATTTTTAGTAATTTAGTACAAATATTTTTATATGTGTTATTTTTACTTATTGACCAACAGTTTTTTAATCAAAAACTAAATGCACTTTTTAATAAAGAAGAAAATAGACAAAAAGCAGAACATATTTTAACTTCTGTTTCAAAAGGTGTTAGAACTTATATTTTGATAACAACAATAGTAAGTTTAGTAACAGGATTTTTAACTTTTATAATTTGTCAATATTTTTCTTTGCAAGGTGCTGTTTTATGGGGATTTATTGCTTTTATTTTAAATTTCATTCCAACTATTGGAAGTATAATTGCAGTTTTAATACCTACAATATTTGCTTTAATTCAATTTACAGATTATTCTGATATAGTGGGATTATTTACGGCTTTAGTTATTATCCAATTTGTAGTAGGGAACATAATTTATCCAAAGCTTATGGGAAATAAATTAAACATATCTCAATTTGTAGTGATTTTATCTTTAGTTATTTGGGGAGCGATGTGGGGAACAATTGGTATGTTCTTAGCTGTTCCAATAATGATGATTCTATTGATTATTCTTTCTCAATTTGAAAGTACAAAAACTTTGGCTATTTTATTATCAGAAGATGGAAAAATATTCGATAAAAAAGAAGATAATTTAAAAAAGTTATTATAA
- a CDS encoding DUF4878 domain-containing protein has protein sequence MKNFIKIIFLSLVSLTFFSGCFEETAADATENFFYSVKEGNVEDYHKYSTESTQDIMNISFAKCTKDLSDCMKDSFQKFSKFKVVDSLEVDPTTTVVTVEEYTKDGKIIREKIHVSKIEEQWKVNLNLKSFYSR, from the coding sequence ATGAAAAACTTTATAAAAATAATTTTTTTAAGCTTAGTGAGTTTAACTTTTTTTAGTGGTTGTTTTGAAGAAACAGCAGCTGATGCAACTGAAAACTTTTTTTATTCTGTAAAAGAGGGAAATGTAGAAGATTATCACAAGTATTCAACAGAATCAACTCAAGATATTATGAATATATCTTTTGCAAAATGTACTAAAGATTTATCAGATTGTATGAAAGATAGTTTTCAAAAATTTTCAAAGTTTAAAGTTGTTGATAGTTTAGAAGTTGATCCAACAACAACAGTTGTAACAGTTGAAGAGTACACAAAAGATGGAAAAATTATAAGAGAAAAAATTCATGTAAGTAAAATAGAAGAACAATGGAAAGTAAACTTAAATCTAAAGTCTTTTTATAGCAGATAA
- the uvrA gene encoding excinuclease ABC subunit UvrA, with the protein MNDTIKIFNAKENNLKNINLEIPKNQLIVFTGLSGSGKSTLAFDTLYAEGQRRYIESLSSYARQFLDKVGKPDVERIEGLTPAIAIDQKTTSKNPRSTVGTITEVYDYFRLLFARIGKQHCHQCGKPISQMSASDVINQVLTLPEESKIVILAPLVNRKKGTFADLLESLRSKGYVRAMIDGVMVRLDEDIELAKTQMHTIKVVIDRVTVKEENKDRIAQDVEKGLKESFGELEVEIANFEEVGTEKLIHYSEHMACFDCKISFEPLEPLSFSFNSPKGACPACDGLGIRYTLDMKKVIDEDLTIEDGAIKIIYGFNKGFYFKMLIAFCEQNDINIKIPFGDLEEHQKKAILHGTVDEVTFFWKKHKLVRKWDGIVKLAYDMIKDEKEMAEFMTEKKCDACNGNRLKPSSQSVFVANRTIPDILNIPIEDAHTFFQDEKNFSYLSEQNRMIATPILKEIRERIFFLFDVGLGYITLGRDARTISGGEAQRIRVASQIGSGLTGVMYVLDEPSIGLHERDTNKLIKTLRALQEKGNTVIVVEHDKETIQAADFIVDIGPKAGKFGGEIVFAGTLKQMNKAKTLTAQYVTGAKKIDYVHNRPQEEFIEIKNVTINNIKNLDVQIPLKNLVSITGVSGSGKSSLILQTLLPVAKELLNRAKKVKKVDGVEIEGLEKLDKVIYLDQSPIGRTPRSNPATYTGLMDDIRDLFAKTKEAMLRGYKIGRFSFNVKGGRCEKCQGEGEIKIEMHFLPDIMVKCDACQGQRYNAQTLEIMYKGKNISDVLNMSVDEALEFFAKVPKLKAKLQTLSDVGLGYITLGQNAITLSGGEAQRIKLSKELSKKDTGNTLYVLDEPTTGLHFADVDRLTKVLHHLVELGNSVLVIEHNLDVIKNSDWVIDIGPEGGSKGGKIVDEGTPEFLAQNHKNSGSYTGYYLDKEINN; encoded by the coding sequence ATGAACGATACAATAAAAATTTTTAATGCTAAAGAAAATAATTTAAAAAATATAAATCTTGAAATTCCAAAAAATCAACTTATAGTTTTCACTGGACTTAGTGGAAGTGGAAAATCAACACTAGCTTTTGATACACTTTATGCAGAAGGGCAAAGAAGATATATTGAATCTTTATCATCTTATGCCAGACAATTCTTAGATAAGGTTGGAAAACCTGATGTTGAAAGAATAGAAGGTTTAACTCCTGCAATTGCAATTGATCAAAAAACAACATCAAAAAACCCTCGTTCAACTGTTGGAACAATAACTGAAGTTTATGACTATTTTAGACTTTTATTTGCAAGAATTGGTAAACAACACTGTCATCAATGTGGAAAACCTATCTCTCAAATGAGTGCTAGTGATGTTATAAATCAAGTTCTAACACTTCCTGAAGAATCAAAAATAGTAATTCTTGCTCCTTTGGTAAATAGAAAAAAAGGAACATTTGCTGACCTTTTAGAAAGTCTTAGAAGCAAAGGTTATGTAAGAGCGATGATTGATGGTGTTATGGTTAGACTTGATGAAGATATTGAACTAGCAAAAACTCAAATGCACACAATCAAAGTTGTAATAGATAGAGTTACAGTAAAAGAAGAAAACAAAGATAGAATTGCACAAGATGTTGAAAAAGGTCTAAAAGAGAGCTTTGGAGAACTTGAAGTTGAAATAGCAAACTTTGAAGAAGTTGGAACTGAAAAATTAATCCACTACTCTGAACATATGGCTTGTTTTGACTGTAAAATTTCTTTTGAACCTCTTGAACCTCTATCATTTTCATTTAACTCACCCAAAGGTGCTTGTCCTGCATGTGATGGACTAGGTATTCGATATACACTTGATATGAAAAAAGTAATAGATGAAGATTTAACTATCGAAGATGGAGCTATCAAAATCATCTATGGATTTAACAAAGGTTTCTACTTTAAAATGCTGATTGCCTTTTGTGAACAAAATGATATAAATATAAAAATCCCTTTTGGTGATTTGGAAGAACATCAAAAAAAAGCAATACTTCATGGAACTGTTGATGAAGTAACATTCTTTTGGAAAAAACATAAGTTAGTAAGAAAATGGGATGGAATAGTAAAATTAGCCTATGATATGATAAAAGATGAAAAAGAGATGGCTGAGTTTATGACTGAAAAGAAGTGTGACGCTTGTAATGGAAATAGACTAAAACCATCATCTCAAAGTGTTTTTGTAGCAAATAGAACAATTCCTGATATTTTAAATATTCCTATTGAAGATGCCCATACTTTTTTCCAAGATGAAAAAAACTTCTCTTATTTAAGCGAACAAAATAGGATGATTGCAACACCTATTTTAAAAGAAATACGTGAAAGAATCTTCTTTTTATTTGATGTAGGACTTGGATATATAACTTTAGGAAGAGATGCACGAACTATAAGTGGTGGAGAAGCTCAAAGAATAAGAGTTGCTTCACAAATAGGAAGTGGATTAACAGGAGTTATGTATGTACTTGATGAACCATCTATTGGACTTCACGAAAGAGATACAAACAAGCTAATCAAAACTTTAAGAGCATTACAAGAAAAAGGAAATACTGTAATAGTTGTTGAACATGATAAAGAGACTATTCAAGCAGCAGATTTTATTGTTGATATTGGACCAAAAGCAGGTAAATTTGGAGGGGAAATTGTATTTGCTGGAACATTAAAACAGATGAATAAAGCAAAAACTTTAACTGCACAATATGTAACTGGAGCAAAAAAAATCGACTATGTTCACAACAGACCTCAAGAAGAGTTTATAGAAATAAAAAATGTAACTATCAATAATATAAAAAATCTTGATGTTCAAATTCCACTTAAAAATCTTGTTTCAATAACAGGAGTTAGTGGAAGTGGAAAATCATCTTTAATTTTACAAACTCTACTTCCAGTTGCAAAAGAGCTTTTAAATAGAGCTAAAAAAGTAAAAAAAGTAGATGGAGTTGAGATTGAAGGTTTAGAAAAACTTGATAAAGTAATCTATCTTGACCAAAGTCCAATAGGAAGAACTCCACGAAGTAATCCAGCAACTTATACTGGACTTATGGATGATATTAGAGATCTGTTTGCTAAAACAAAAGAAGCAATGCTTAGAGGTTATAAAATAGGAAGATTTTCTTTCAATGTAAAAGGTGGAAGATGTGAAAAATGTCAAGGTGAAGGTGAAATAAAAATAGAAATGCACTTCTTACCTGATATTATGGTGAAATGTGATGCTTGTCAAGGACAACGATATAATGCTCAAACTCTAGAAATTATGTATAAAGGGAAAAATATCTCTGATGTACTTAATATGAGTGTTGATGAAGCTTTAGAATTTTTTGCAAAAGTACCAAAACTAAAAGCAAAACTTCAAACATTAAGTGATGTAGGTCTAGGCTATATAACTTTAGGACAAAATGCTATTACACTCAGTGGTGGAGAAGCACAAAGAATAAAACTGAGTAAAGAATTAAGTAAAAAAGATACTGGAAATACTTTATATGTTTTAGATGAACCAACAACTGGTTTACACTTTGCTGATGTTGATAGATTAACAAAAGTTTTACATCACTTAGTTGAACTTGGAAACTCTGTACTTGTGATTGAACATAACCTTGATGTTATTAAAAACTCTGATTGGGTTATTGATATTGGACCAGAAGGTGGAAGTAAAGGTGGTAAAATTGTAGATGAGGGAACTCCTGAATTTTTAGCACAAAACCACAAAAATTCTGGATCATATACAGGTTATTATCTTGATAAAGAAATAAATAATTAA
- a CDS encoding helicase HerA domain-containing protein yields the protein MTDSFDYEKLKLFYIGKEKIDDKFVPLVYKNKDLLTHAAIIGMTGSGKTGLGISLLEEAAIDNIPSIIIDPKGDMTNLLLTFPSLQGSDFEPWIEEQDASNNGLSVKEFAQNTANLWKNGLEKDFQSASRIEKLKNCADFTIYTPGSDAGVQISILSSFKAPNKEVIEDNDLLVSLVNSTVSSILSLIEEKSDTTSKESILISSIFMNYFRENKDLTLEELITLIVTPPFSKIGVFDLETFFAQSERLKLALKLNNIIANPSFKTWIEGENLDISNLLYDETGKAKVSIFSIAHLNDSQRMFFVTLLLNQMVAWMRRQEGTTSLKALLYMDEIFGYFPPNSNPPSKQPMLTLLKQARSFGIGIILSTQNPVDIDYKGLANIGTWFIGRLQTKQDKEKVIDGLSSANEGNLNKDEVMNLISNLEKRNFILKNINEDGIKIFETRWALSYLKGPISKDGIKKLMSEKKKQNIPTQKVENENQTTQINIEKGIPKPIITSNVTERYLYSSQNSAYYLQPYLICSCDVHYIDAPKNIDVEEKISYKIYLDENMKNIDFEEKEELENNSFEEKEKPNSFYYELPSFVQKEKDLKVIEKDFMDYIYRNSKIALYKNEFLKITSKQSESLNDFKIRLQDRLNEKIDLEVEKLKIKFVKENDSLETKLSKLYEKLQKEELQATSTTTDTIISIGTSLLGAFFGKSVINKTNIGKVATSAKGASKILKERNDVKQVENEILQLQEQRDNLKSVLENEIEKINSANQISNFSIEEIFIKPKRSDIYNTKLALLWQEQ from the coding sequence ATGACTGACTCATTTGACTATGAAAAATTAAAACTTTTTTATATAGGAAAGGAAAAAATAGATGATAAATTTGTTCCTTTAGTTTATAAAAATAAAGATTTATTAACTCATGCAGCAATTATAGGAATGACGGGAAGTGGAAAAACAGGACTTGGAATTTCACTTTTGGAAGAAGCAGCAATTGATAATATTCCATCAATTATAATTGATCCAAAAGGTGATATGACAAATTTACTTTTAACATTTCCCTCTTTACAAGGAAGTGATTTTGAACCTTGGATAGAAGAACAAGATGCTTCAAATAATGGTTTATCAGTAAAAGAATTTGCACAAAACACTGCAAATTTGTGGAAAAATGGATTAGAAAAAGATTTTCAAAGTGCTTCTAGAATAGAAAAACTAAAAAACTGCGCTGATTTTACTATTTATACACCAGGAAGTGATGCTGGAGTTCAAATATCAATTTTATCATCATTTAAAGCTCCAAATAAAGAAGTTATTGAAGATAATGATTTACTAGTTTCTTTGGTAAACTCGACTGTTTCATCAATTTTATCTTTGATTGAAGAAAAAAGTGATACTACTTCAAAAGAGTCTATTTTAATCTCTTCAATTTTTATGAACTATTTTAGAGAAAATAAAGATTTAACTTTAGAAGAGTTAATTACATTGATTGTTACTCCTCCTTTTTCAAAAATTGGAGTTTTTGATTTAGAAACATTTTTTGCTCAAAGTGAAAGACTCAAACTTGCTTTAAAATTAAATAATATTATTGCAAATCCATCTTTTAAAACTTGGATTGAAGGTGAAAACTTAGATATTTCAAATCTTCTTTATGATGAAACAGGAAAAGCAAAAGTTTCGATTTTTTCAATAGCGCATCTAAATGACTCTCAAAGAATGTTTTTTGTAACTTTACTTTTAAATCAAATGGTTGCATGGATGAGAAGACAAGAAGGAACAACTTCTTTAAAAGCCCTACTTTATATGGATGAAATATTTGGATATTTTCCACCAAACTCAAATCCACCATCAAAACAACCTATGCTAACACTTTTAAAACAAGCAAGAAGTTTTGGAATTGGAATTATTTTATCTACTCAAAATCCAGTTGATATAGACTACAAAGGTTTAGCAAATATTGGAACTTGGTTTATAGGAAGACTTCAAACAAAACAAGATAAAGAAAAAGTAATTGATGGTTTAAGTAGTGCAAATGAAGGAAATCTAAATAAAGATGAAGTTATGAATCTAATATCAAATTTAGAAAAAAGAAACTTTATTCTTAAAAATATAAATGAAGATGGCATAAAAATATTTGAAACAAGATGGGCTTTATCATATTTAAAAGGTCCAATTTCAAAAGATGGCATAAAAAAACTTATGAGTGAAAAGAAAAAACAAAATATTCCAACTCAAAAAGTAGAAAATGAAAACCAAACAACGCAAATAAATATAGAAAAAGGTATTCCAAAACCTATAATAACTTCTAATGTAACTGAAAGATACCTATATAGTTCACAAAATAGTGCTTATTATTTACAACCTTATTTGATTTGTTCTTGTGATGTTCATTATATTGATGCACCAAAAAATATTGATGTTGAAGAAAAAATATCATATAAAATATATTTAGATGAAAATATGAAAAATATTGATTTTGAAGAAAAAGAAGAACTAGAAAATAACTCTTTTGAAGAAAAAGAAAAACCAAATTCTTTTTATTATGAGCTACCTAGTTTTGTACAAAAAGAGAAAGATTTAAAAGTAATAGAAAAAGATTTTATGGATTATATTTATAGAAATTCAAAAATTGCTTTGTATAAAAATGAATTTTTGAAAATAACTTCAAAACAAAGTGAAAGTTTAAATGACTTCAAAATTAGACTTCAAGATAGACTAAATGAAAAAATAGACTTAGAAGTTGAAAAACTAAAAATAAAATTTGTAAAAGAAAATGATTCTTTAGAAACTAAACTTTCAAAACTTTATGAAAAATTGCAAAAAGAGGAACTTCAAGCAACATCTACTACAACAGATACAATTATTTCGATAGGAACTTCTCTTTTAGGAGCTTTTTTTGGGAAATCAGTTATAAATAAAACAAACATTGGGAAAGTTGCAACTAGTGCAAAAGGTGCTTCAAAAATACTAAAAGAAAGAAATGATGTAAAACAAGTTGAAAATGAAATATTACAACTTCAAGAACAAAGAGATAATTTAAAAAGTGTTCTTGAAAATGAAATTGAGAAAATCAACTCAGCAAATCAAATCTCAAACTTTTCTATTGAAGAGATATTTATAAAACCAAAAAGAAGTGATATTTATAATACGAAACTTGCACTTTTATGGCAGGAGCAATAA